A window of the Virgibacillus pantothenticus genome harbors these coding sequences:
- a CDS encoding DUF2812 domain-containing protein gives MKKVWKPFWSYDVKKTERWLQTRALQGQQLVKIEPNLRLFIFKAGNDPQLIRYHIAYYKRKPNDELPLALQQNGWRKLCQKGCWCVLSNQKQTTDLKIYPVRNEIAKRNRHLLYFYAALTMYLLLTTLLFLLMSGIHIFYFGYILTFTPISLWITLLMLSNGLLLIGAFSIVRLYQSNKHFW, from the coding sequence GTGAAAAAAGTGTGGAAGCCATTTTGGAGTTATGATGTAAAGAAAACAGAAAGATGGCTCCAGACAAGAGCTTTGCAAGGACAACAATTAGTGAAGATAGAGCCTAATCTTCGGTTGTTTATTTTTAAAGCAGGGAATGATCCTCAACTTATTCGCTATCATATCGCCTATTATAAACGAAAGCCAAACGATGAGTTGCCTTTGGCATTACAGCAAAATGGTTGGAGGAAACTTTGTCAAAAAGGTTGTTGGTGTGTTTTGTCCAATCAAAAGCAAACGACAGATTTAAAAATTTATCCAGTCCGAAATGAAATCGCCAAACGGAATCGTCACCTATTATATTTTTATGCTGCTTTAACGATGTACCTGCTGCTTACGACGCTGTTGTTTCTTCTTATGAGTGGTATTCATATTTTTTATTTTGGATATATACTTACTTTCACTCCAATTTCATTATGGATTACCCTTCTCATGCTGAGTAATGGCTTGTTACTTATTGGTGCCTTTTCAATTGTTCGTCTCTACCAGTCTAATAAACATTTTTGGTAA
- a CDS encoding class II fructose-bisphosphate aldolase: MERTRFDSLGVAVETGHSVYETKQHLDFNRLERIKNLVDIPIVLYGVYGIAQEDVQKCISLECGSDYLFQQN, from the coding sequence GTGGAACGCACAAGGTTTGACTCGCTTGGTGTAGCTGTTGAGACGGGTCATAGCGTCTATGAAACTAAACAACATCTTGATTTTAATAGATTAGAAAGAATAAAAAATTTAGTTGATATTCCAATTGTTCTCTACGGTGTCTATGGGATTGCTCAAGAAGACGTTCAGAAATGTATTTCTCTAGAATGTGGTAGTGACTATTTATTTCAACAGAACTAA
- the lacB gene encoding galactose-6-phosphate isomerase subunit LacB translates to MRVSIGCDHIVTEVKNHLVKYLESKGHEVVDNGTFDKKRTHYPIYGKNTAEKVTNGEADLGVVICGTGVGISISANKVKGARAALVGDIETARYAKENLNANIIAMGGRIVGVGLIENIMDVFLETEYNKTPEKEEIIKKIDILGGNEEQSNNEHFFDEFIEKWDRGEYHD, encoded by the coding sequence ATGAGAGTTTCAATTGGATGTGACCATATTGTCACTGAAGTAAAAAATCATCTTGTGAAATACCTGGAAAGTAAAGGTCATGAAGTTGTTGATAATGGGACATTTGATAAAAAACGTACGCATTATCCTATTTATGGTAAAAACACAGCTGAAAAAGTAACAAACGGTGAAGCAGACTTAGGAGTTGTCATTTGCGGAACAGGTGTGGGAATTTCGATAAGTGCGAATAAAGTGAAAGGGGCTCGCGCAGCATTGGTTGGAGATATTGAAACTGCACGATATGCAAAGGAAAATTTAAATGCCAACATCATTGCAATGGGTGGACGAATTGTCGGAGTTGGATTAATTGAAAATATTATGGATGTATTTCTAGAGACTGAGTATAACAAGACACCTGAAAAAGAGGAAATCATTAAAAAAATAGATATTCTTGGTGGCAATGAAGAGCAATCAAATAATGAACATTTCTTTGATGAATTTATTGAAAAATGGGATCGAGGAGAGTATCACGATTAA
- a CDS encoding YqeB family protein: MNHNKETVLGLKKLDKVFIIVLPVIIGGVLGWYIPAIADWLLTLPFIPMEGLLEKIVSFDRFLVSVIASVIGIILGIAFSWYVFYETLKIQISEQEVQLYIRNTQQVIKKGVITAVFMEQKQLVIQDLEGNESFREVSDIEVERVEEAFREHGYPWCDEDPYLHEFRKWELGNSVFPSEINSILYERLKAIREDEEKQANLLKQDLNKLGVVVKDRKTEQYVRMVKPNN; the protein is encoded by the coding sequence ATGAATCACAATAAAGAAACCGTGCTTGGATTAAAAAAATTAGATAAGGTATTTATAATCGTACTACCAGTAATCATAGGAGGTGTTCTTGGGTGGTACATTCCAGCTATAGCTGACTGGTTGCTTACACTACCGTTCATACCTATGGAAGGGCTTTTAGAAAAAATCGTTTCCTTTGATCGGTTCTTGGTATCGGTTATTGCTTCGGTAATTGGCATTATTTTAGGTATTGCATTTAGCTGGTACGTATTTTATGAAACTTTAAAGATACAAATTTCAGAACAAGAAGTGCAATTATATATACGTAACACCCAACAAGTCATTAAAAAAGGTGTTATTACAGCGGTTTTTATGGAACAAAAGCAACTTGTAATTCAAGATTTGGAAGGAAATGAAAGCTTCAGAGAGGTTTCAGACATCGAAGTAGAACGAGTAGAAGAAGCATTCAGAGAGCATGGATATCCATGGTGTGACGAAGATCCATATTTACATGAATTCCGGAAATGGGAATTGGGCAATTCTGTATTCCCTTCAGAAATTAACAGCATTCTTTATGAGCGTTTAAAAGCAATACGAGAGGACGAAGAAAAGCAAGCAAACCTATTGAAACAAGACTTGAATAAGCTTGGTGTCGTTGTAAAAGACCGAAAAACGGAGCAATATGTTCGAATGGTTAAACCGAATAACTAA
- a CDS encoding S9 family peptidase yields MISFPQPTVEQFFRTYAITNFTVTPDEKRVIFSSNLNGKMNVWAMDLPKTFPYLFAHHDESCSFLKCDPENRYVLAGFDKDGDENHQIYAIPPEGGLPQALVTGDPQEKYFFAHLSEDGERLYYITSEGNSSFLNTRIRHLQDEKDTLLHVGEAGPTVLEAVSEQEKAFVFTQMYANTYITGFVKIGEEQIPLTPDNKKIHVVFDPVFVDETTIYFLTDYEDEYTYLAKFDIDSLTFCKVLAVEQESINFLKWNKQQQCFYFVTEKGVMDRLYRYNLAEKELITIKAPLDTVDHLVVPKSGNLYVLGRTATSPANIYQYTYNDESWTMLTNNRVLGVASEEMVVPEVVTYSSYDGMEIEALLFKAHAHYDNGYTIFWPHGGPQAAERKEFRSMFQALLNRGYSIFAPNFRGSTGYGASFVKMVEQDWGEGPRLDCLEGIHWLFNNGITSKDKLFLVGGSYGGYMALLLHGRHADYFKAVVDIFGPSDLFTFVKSVPAHWKPIMERWLGDPERDEERFMKDSPITYLDGMTKPMLVIQGAKDPRVVKAESDQIVAKLREKGREVEYLVLEDEGHGFSKKENEIKVYQRMLDFLDRHQDNK; encoded by the coding sequence ATGATATCTTTTCCGCAGCCGACCGTAGAACAATTTTTCCGCACCTACGCCATTACTAATTTTACTGTAACTCCTGATGAAAAGCGGGTTATATTCAGCTCCAATTTAAATGGCAAGATGAACGTATGGGCAATGGATTTGCCAAAGACTTTTCCTTATCTATTTGCCCATCACGATGAATCATGTAGCTTTCTGAAGTGTGATCCTGAAAATCGTTATGTACTAGCAGGGTTTGATAAAGACGGGGATGAAAACCATCAAATATATGCCATTCCACCTGAAGGAGGTCTACCACAGGCGCTTGTGACCGGAGATCCACAGGAAAAATACTTCTTCGCACATCTAAGTGAAGATGGAGAACGTCTTTATTATATAACTTCGGAAGGAAATTCTTCGTTTTTAAATACTCGTATTCGTCATTTACAAGACGAAAAAGATACATTGCTACATGTAGGCGAAGCTGGCCCAACGGTATTAGAGGCAGTTTCTGAACAGGAGAAAGCTTTTGTATTTACACAAATGTATGCCAATACATATATTACAGGCTTCGTAAAAATTGGAGAAGAACAAATTCCTTTAACCCCTGATAATAAAAAAATACATGTCGTCTTTGACCCGGTTTTTGTAGATGAAACGACCATATATTTTCTCACTGATTATGAAGATGAATATACGTATTTGGCAAAGTTTGATATAGATAGCTTAACATTTTGTAAAGTTTTAGCTGTAGAACAAGAAAGTATCAACTTTTTAAAATGGAATAAGCAGCAGCAATGCTTTTATTTCGTAACGGAAAAAGGAGTGATGGATCGGCTATATCGATATAATCTTGCAGAAAAAGAGCTAATTACTATAAAGGCTCCACTTGACACAGTCGATCATTTGGTAGTGCCGAAATCAGGTAATCTTTATGTATTAGGAAGAACGGCAACATCACCGGCTAATATTTATCAGTATACGTACAACGATGAAAGCTGGACTATGTTAACAAATAATCGTGTCCTCGGTGTAGCTAGTGAAGAGATGGTTGTACCCGAGGTAGTGACATACTCCTCCTATGATGGAATGGAAATAGAAGCCTTATTATTTAAAGCCCATGCCCATTATGATAACGGCTATACTATTTTCTGGCCACATGGTGGACCACAGGCAGCAGAACGAAAAGAATTTCGGTCTATGTTTCAAGCTTTGCTAAATCGAGGATATTCAATATTTGCTCCTAATTTCCGAGGAAGTACCGGCTACGGCGCTTCTTTTGTAAAGATGGTCGAACAAGATTGGGGAGAAGGCCCACGGTTGGATTGTCTTGAAGGAATTCACTGGCTATTTAATAACGGAATAACCTCTAAAGACAAACTATTCTTAGTCGGTGGAAGCTATGGCGGATATATGGCATTATTGCTACATGGACGTCACGCTGACTATTTCAAGGCAGTTGTTGACATTTTTGGACCTTCAGATCTATTTACGTTCGTAAAATCTGTTCCTGCTCATTGGAAGCCGATCATGGAGCGCTGGCTTGGCGACCCGGAACGGGATGAAGAACGATTTATGAAGGATTCCCCAATCACGTATTTAGATGGAATGACCAAACCAATGCTTGTCATTCAAGGAGCTAAAGATCCGCGTGTCGTAAAAGCAGAATCTGACCAAATCGTCGCCAAGCTGAGGGAAAAAGGACGCGAAGTCGAATATCTTGTACTTGAAGATGAAGGTCACGGTTTTTCAAAAAAAGAAAATGAAATCAAAGTCTATCAACGTATGCTTGACTTTTTAGACAGGCATCAGGATAACAAGTAA
- a CDS encoding PTS sugar transporter subunit IIA, which yields MEGVCSLYKKDLIFKSDAQTQDEVFDEIGTILLQKGLVNDRFIAALKKREKEYPTGLDLSPVAKGLSNVAIPHTEAEYCKTKAIAVVKLNDGITFRNMIVPDLDLKVKYLFFIINNEKTNQTNVLSDLMSFITNENNMRYLEKLDKTESIYNFLTNNKGDV from the coding sequence ATGGAGGGAGTTTGTTCTCTTTACAAAAAGGATTTGATTTTTAAAAGTGATGCTCAAACACAAGATGAAGTATTTGACGAGATAGGTACAATATTATTACAAAAAGGATTGGTCAACGATCGATTTATCGCAGCACTTAAAAAAAGAGAAAAAGAATATCCGACTGGGTTGGATCTTTCGCCTGTTGCAAAAGGACTATCGAATGTTGCCATACCTCATACAGAAGCAGAGTATTGTAAAACAAAAGCAATTGCTGTTGTGAAATTAAATGATGGAATAACTTTTCGAAATATGATTGTTCCGGATTTAGATTTAAAAGTGAAGTATTTATTTTTCATCATTAATAATGAAAAAACAAACCAAACGAATGTACTTTCCGATTTGATGTCATTTATCACAAACGAAAATAATATGCGTTACCTTGAGAAACTAGATAAAACTGAATCTATTTATAACTTTTTAACAAATAACAAAGGAGATGTTTAA
- the glmS gene encoding glutamine--fructose-6-phosphate transaminase (isomerizing), producing MCGIVGYIGQDDTKEILLNGLEKLEYRGYDSAGIATLNDAGVQVVKVKGRIAALRESVDNSVHATMGIGHTRWATHGVPSEENAHPHQSASGRFTLVHNGVIENYQELKEKYLRDVHFASETDTEVIVQLIEKLFAETNNTAAAFRKAMSLLKGSYAIGMIDHEHHDTLYVAKNKSPLLVGLGDGFNVVASDAMATLKVTDQYVEIHDREVVLVHRRYIEIQDLNGNSIMREPYTAQIDANDIEKGTYSHFMLKEIDEQPFVMRKIINEYQTENNELKMDTGVRQAMNSCDRIYIIAAGTSYHAGLVGKEFIEKLANIPVEVHIASEFSYNTPLLSEKPLFIFISQSGETADSRAVLVKIKEMGHPALTITNVPGSTLSREADYTLNLYAGPEIAVASTKAYTAQIAVLAILAVDTAKTKGLSLDFDPMRELAIVANAMEVLTDQKEAIEDLARKYLRTARNAFFIGRSIDYHVCLEAALKLKEISYIQAEGFAGGELKHGTIALIEEGTPVIALATQKNVNYSIRGNVQEVVARGANDMVISMKGLEQDTDAFVIPHVHELLTPLVSVVPLQLLSYYAALHRDCDVDKPRNLAKSVTVE from the coding sequence ATGTGTGGAATTGTAGGATATATCGGACAGGATGACACGAAAGAAATTTTATTAAACGGCCTTGAAAAACTTGAATACAGAGGTTATGATTCAGCAGGAATTGCAACTTTAAATGATGCAGGCGTTCAAGTTGTGAAAGTCAAAGGTCGAATTGCAGCGCTTAGAGAAAGCGTAGATAACTCTGTACATGCAACGATGGGAATTGGCCATACCCGCTGGGCTACACATGGTGTGCCAAGTGAAGAAAATGCGCATCCGCATCAAAGCGCGTCTGGCAGATTTACACTTGTTCATAATGGAGTTATTGAAAATTACCAAGAGTTAAAAGAAAAATATCTTCGCGACGTGCATTTTGCTAGTGAAACAGATACAGAAGTTATTGTGCAACTGATTGAAAAGCTGTTTGCAGAAACAAATAATACAGCAGCAGCTTTTCGCAAAGCAATGAGTCTGTTAAAGGGATCCTATGCGATCGGTATGATAGATCATGAGCATCATGATACGCTGTATGTTGCTAAAAATAAGAGTCCTTTATTAGTTGGATTAGGGGACGGATTTAATGTTGTTGCAAGTGATGCCATGGCAACTTTAAAAGTGACAGATCAATATGTTGAAATCCATGATCGTGAAGTAGTGCTTGTTCATCGTCGATATATTGAGATTCAAGATCTTAATGGGAATTCAATCATGCGTGAACCATATACAGCCCAAATCGATGCCAATGATATTGAAAAAGGAACGTATTCGCATTTTATGCTAAAGGAAATCGATGAGCAGCCATTTGTTATGCGTAAAATTATTAACGAATACCAAACGGAAAACAATGAACTGAAGATGGATACAGGCGTCCGTCAAGCGATGAACAGCTGTGATCGCATTTATATTATCGCAGCTGGAACGAGTTACCATGCTGGATTAGTTGGAAAAGAATTTATCGAGAAACTTGCCAATATTCCAGTTGAGGTTCATATCGCAAGTGAATTTTCATACAATACGCCACTGTTGTCAGAAAAACCACTATTTATTTTTATCTCACAAAGTGGAGAAACAGCAGACAGTCGGGCCGTATTGGTAAAAATTAAAGAAATGGGACATCCGGCATTAACGATTACAAATGTGCCTGGATCCACCCTTTCTCGTGAAGCAGATTATACGTTAAACTTATATGCAGGTCCAGAAATTGCGGTTGCTTCTACCAAAGCCTATACAGCCCAAATCGCTGTTTTGGCTATATTAGCGGTTGATACCGCAAAAACAAAAGGACTATCGTTGGATTTTGATCCAATGCGTGAACTTGCTATTGTTGCCAATGCTATGGAAGTGCTAACTGATCAAAAAGAAGCAATAGAAGATTTAGCACGTAAATACTTGCGTACAGCACGCAATGCCTTTTTTATTGGTCGAAGCATAGATTATCATGTATGCTTAGAAGCAGCACTTAAACTAAAAGAAATTTCCTATATCCAGGCTGAAGGCTTTGCTGGTGGAGAATTAAAGCATGGTACGATCGCTTTAATTGAAGAAGGAACTCCAGTCATTGCATTAGCCACCCAAAAAAATGTCAATTACTCGATTCGCGGCAATGTGCAGGAAGTAGTAGCTCGTGGGGCTAATGATATGGTAATCAGTATGAAAGGATTAGAGCAGGATACAGATGCATTCGTCATCCCGCATGTTCATGAATTGCTCACACCACTTGTTAGTGTCGTGCCGTTACAACTATTGTCTTATTACGCTGCATTACACCGTGATTGCGATGTTGATAAGCCACGTAACTTGGCGAAAAGTGTAACCGTAGAGTAA
- a CDS encoding PTS galactitol transporter subunit IIC has protein sequence MEAIIKFANSIFQPIIDLGAAPMMFILLTLLAVLMRVKVSKALEGGLKLAIALTGIGAVIDLLSGNFAPALQDFVKSTGIELTITDVGWAPLATITWGSAYTLFFLMILIIVNLALLAMNKTNTLDVDIFNFWHLSITGLLVMFYSDNLFIATMLVIMLGVMKFINADLMKPTFNDLLDMPDSNPTTTTHLNFLLNPLIMLFDKFFEKVLPFLDKYDFDAAWLNEKIGFWGSKFAIGIYLGTFVGLLGQQPVTTIFALAFIGGTALELFSIVGTWFIAAMEPISQGITDFMSKRLKGRTFNIGIDWPFLAARPEMWAAANVIAPIMLFIALILPGNGILPLGGIIAIGLTPALLVVCRGKIIRMILIGTIMIPIFLWSGTAIAPFVTDVATSVGAMPSGIEGGALITHSTLEGPVEKFIAILVGKASDGFKLVPVLTALGALVAYLGLFVWYVKQMKKRNKVYEEEKKAA, from the coding sequence ATGGAAGCAATAATTAAGTTTGCAAACTCAATTTTTCAACCTATTATTGATTTAGGCGCTGCGCCAATGATGTTTATCTTGCTTACTTTACTTGCCGTATTAATGAGAGTTAAAGTAAGCAAGGCGCTTGAAGGCGGGCTTAAATTAGCAATCGCATTAACGGGTATTGGAGCAGTTATTGATTTGTTGTCTGGGAATTTTGCACCTGCTTTACAAGACTTTGTAAAATCTACCGGTATTGAACTTACCATTACCGACGTAGGTTGGGCTCCGCTTGCAACCATCACTTGGGGATCAGCATATACATTATTTTTCTTAATGATTTTAATTATTGTCAATCTTGCGTTATTAGCCATGAACAAGACAAACACACTTGATGTAGACATTTTTAATTTTTGGCACTTATCCATTACAGGCTTACTAGTTATGTTTTACTCTGATAACCTTTTTATTGCAACAATGTTAGTCATCATGTTAGGGGTTATGAAGTTCATTAATGCTGATTTAATGAAACCGACATTTAATGACTTATTGGACATGCCTGATTCGAATCCTACAACAACAACGCATTTAAATTTTTTATTAAATCCTTTAATCATGTTATTTGATAAGTTTTTTGAGAAAGTGTTACCATTCCTTGATAAATATGACTTCGATGCAGCCTGGCTGAATGAAAAGATAGGTTTCTGGGGAAGTAAGTTTGCTATTGGTATTTATCTAGGGACTTTTGTCGGTCTGTTAGGGCAGCAACCAGTTACAACCATTTTTGCTCTAGCTTTTATCGGCGGTACAGCACTTGAATTGTTTTCTATTGTCGGAACATGGTTTATTGCAGCTATGGAACCGATATCTCAAGGAATTACAGATTTTATGAGTAAGCGCTTAAAAGGACGTACGTTTAATATTGGAATCGATTGGCCTTTCCTCGCTGCTCGACCTGAAATGTGGGCTGCAGCTAATGTCATTGCTCCAATTATGCTGTTTATTGCATTAATTTTACCTGGGAATGGAATTCTACCATTGGGAGGTATTATTGCTATCGGTTTAACACCAGCATTACTAGTCGTCTGTCGAGGTAAAATTATCCGTATGATTCTAATAGGTACTATTATGATTCCTATATTTCTTTGGTCTGGAACAGCGATAGCTCCATTTGTAACTGACGTTGCAACATCTGTTGGCGCTATGCCTTCTGGAATAGAAGGTGGTGCGCTCATTACGCATTCAACTCTTGAAGGACCGGTTGAAAAATTTATCGCTATCTTAGTTGGTAAAGCAAGTGATGGATTTAAATTAGTACCAGTATTAACCGCATTAGGAGCACTTGTAGCTTATTTAGGGCTTTTTGTGTGGTATGTAAAACAGATGAAAAAACGTAATAAAGTGTATGAAGAAGAGAAAAAGGCAGCCTAA
- a CDS encoding PTS fructose transporter subunit IIB, with product MIKILAACGAGINSSHQIKTAIEEEMKKRGYDVKVDAVVVKDINKDMMDQYDIFTPISKTKFSFDINIPLIEAGPILYRIPSMADPVFDELESVIKDLKK from the coding sequence ATGATTAAAATCTTAGCAGCATGTGGAGCAGGGATTAACTCAAGTCACCAAATAAAAACCGCAATTGAGGAAGAAATGAAAAAAAGAGGTTATGATGTCAAGGTAGATGCTGTTGTAGTAAAGGATATTAATAAAGATATGATGGATCAGTATGATATTTTCACGCCAATTTCCAAAACAAAGTTTAGTTTTGACATAAACATACCTTTAATTGAAGCGGGCCCTATCCTATATCGTATACCATCTATGGCCGATCCTGTTTTTGATGAATTAGAAAGCGTTATCAAAGATCTAAAAAAATAA
- a CDS encoding DeoR/GlpR family DNA-binding transcription regulator — protein sequence MLKDNRQKQIMRLIDEKGFLKVAEASNLLSVAEMTIRRDLMELEELGLIERVHGGAKRKDRERTQYIELSHVQKRALNINEKKHIAKKAAELIEENDVLFIGAGTTTEYIYDYINVDSAKIITNSISVFNRFKGDSRYDLILIGGRLRERTGTFIGYFTRKWMQDIKVQKAFIGTNGIKDEHITTAEEEEGVVQQIILKNSDRNYILADSTKFGVEAFQVLCHIDIIDGIITDNKLAPQFEKYYQNKCNIIK from the coding sequence ATGTTAAAAGACAATCGACAAAAACAAATAATGCGTTTAATTGATGAAAAAGGATTTTTAAAAGTAGCTGAGGCCTCCAACTTATTAAGTGTAGCCGAAATGACCATTCGCCGTGATTTAATGGAACTGGAGGAATTAGGTTTAATAGAAAGGGTGCATGGGGGAGCAAAAAGGAAAGACCGTGAAAGGACACAGTATATTGAATTATCCCACGTGCAAAAGCGAGCGCTTAATATAAATGAAAAAAAGCATATAGCTAAAAAAGCCGCCGAATTAATAGAAGAAAACGATGTCCTATTCATCGGTGCAGGGACAACAACAGAATATATTTATGATTATATAAATGTGGATTCAGCAAAAATAATTACCAATTCTATTTCTGTTTTTAATCGTTTTAAAGGTGACTCAAGGTATGACCTTATCTTAATAGGTGGTAGGCTACGTGAACGAACAGGAACTTTTATTGGATATTTTACACGAAAGTGGATGCAAGATATAAAAGTTCAAAAGGCATTTATTGGAACAAATGGAATAAAAGATGAACATATAACGACAGCCGAAGAGGAGGAGGGCGTTGTTCAACAAATCATTTTAAAAAACTCGGATAGAAATTATATTTTAGCCGACAGCACTAAATTTGGCGTCGAAGCTTTTCAAGTGTTGTGTCATATTGATATTATCGATGGGATCATCACAGATAATAAACTGGCTCCTCAGTTTGAAAAATATTATCAAAATAAATGTAACATTATTAAATAA
- the glmM gene encoding phosphoglucosamine mutase encodes MGKYFGTDGVRGVANKDLTPELAFKLGRAGGYVLTKETPRAKIVIGRDTRVSGHMLEGALVAGLLSIGAEVMRLGVISTPGVAYLTKATSSQAGVMISASHNPVEDNGIKFFGPDGFKLTDAQEDEIESIMDGEDELPRPTGADVGIVNDYFEGGQKYLSYLKDTVDNEFDGLKIAFDCAHGATSSLATHLFADLEADIYSIGSSPDGLNINAGVGSTHPEKLQEFVLEKGADVGLAFDGDGDRLIAVDERGKLVDGDQIMFICAKFMNERGVLRHNTVVSTVMSNIGFYKALEANGMRSDKTKVGDRYVMEEMRQGGYNLGGEQSGHIIFLDYNTTGDGMLSALQLVNVMKETGKPLSELADEMKIYPQVLKNVRVTDKDKALHHPQIKQEIDKVEQELGTQGRVLVRPSGTEPLVRVMVESPTKEECDKYVNQIVDVIEELLGAAE; translated from the coding sequence ATGGGAAAATATTTTGGAACAGATGGTGTACGAGGAGTTGCAAATAAGGATCTTACACCAGAGTTAGCTTTTAAGCTAGGACGAGCTGGAGGTTATGTGTTAACGAAAGAGACACCACGTGCCAAAATCGTTATTGGACGTGATACCCGTGTATCTGGTCACATGCTGGAAGGTGCACTTGTAGCTGGTTTGCTATCCATTGGAGCAGAAGTTATGCGCTTAGGTGTTATTTCCACCCCCGGAGTTGCCTATTTAACAAAAGCAACCAGTTCACAGGCTGGAGTTATGATTTCTGCATCACATAATCCTGTGGAAGATAACGGGATTAAATTTTTCGGTCCAGATGGGTTTAAACTAACAGATGCGCAAGAGGATGAAATTGAATCTATCATGGATGGTGAGGATGAACTTCCTAGACCAACTGGAGCAGATGTGGGGATTGTCAATGATTACTTTGAAGGTGGTCAAAAATATCTTTCTTATCTAAAAGATACAGTTGATAATGAATTTGATGGTTTGAAGATTGCGTTTGATTGTGCACATGGTGCTACTTCAAGCCTAGCGACCCACTTATTTGCTGATTTAGAAGCTGACATCTATTCCATCGGTTCTTCACCTGACGGGTTAAATATTAATGCTGGAGTAGGGTCTACCCATCCGGAAAAGCTTCAGGAATTTGTGCTAGAAAAAGGGGCAGATGTTGGTTTGGCTTTTGATGGCGATGGAGACCGATTGATTGCCGTAGATGAACGAGGAAAATTGGTTGATGGTGATCAAATCATGTTTATTTGTGCAAAGTTTATGAATGAAAGAGGCGTTCTTCGACATAATACGGTTGTCTCTACAGTAATGAGTAATATTGGATTTTATAAAGCTTTAGAAGCAAACGGCATGCGTAGCGACAAGACAAAAGTCGGTGACCGTTATGTAATGGAAGAAATGCGTCAAGGTGGTTATAATCTGGGGGGAGAACAGTCAGGACATATTATCTTTTTAGATTATAATACGACCGGAGACGGAATGCTGTCAGCTTTACAATTAGTCAACGTCATGAAAGAAACAGGCAAGCCATTATCGGAGCTGGCTGATGAAATGAAAATTTATCCTCAAGTGTTAAAGAATGTAAGAGTTACGGATAAAGATAAGGCTTTGCATCATCCGCAAATTAAACAAGAAATTGATAAGGTAGAGCAAGAGCTCGGTACACAGGGACGCGTATTAGTTCGTCCTTCAGGAACGGAACCTTTAGTTCGTGTTATGGTTGAGTCGCCAACGAAGGAAGAATGTGACAAATATGTCAATCAAATCGTTGATGTTATCGAAGAGTTATTAGGAGCAGCTGAATAG
- the lacA gene encoding galactose-6-phosphate isomerase subunit LacA, with protein sequence MKIVIGSDLKGFKLKELIEMHLVQLGYEVEDLTPLKVNNYYDATLKVAEHIQANKQDKGIMIDEYGVGPFMIANKLKGIICANLFDEHSARMTRAHNNTNMITIGSGIVGDRLAEKIVETFAAANYEGGRHQIRVDMLNKMC encoded by the coding sequence TTGAAGATAGTAATAGGAAGTGATTTAAAAGGATTTAAACTAAAGGAGCTAATTGAAATGCATCTTGTTCAATTAGGGTATGAGGTAGAAGATTTAACTCCGCTAAAAGTTAATAATTATTATGATGCTACATTAAAAGTGGCTGAACACATTCAAGCAAATAAACAAGACAAGGGAATTATGATTGATGAATATGGTGTTGGCCCATTTATGATTGCTAACAAATTAAAAGGGATTATATGTGCAAACTTATTTGATGAGCATTCTGCGCGAATGACGAGAGCCCATAATAATACAAATATGATAACGATCGGTTCAGGGATTGTTGGAGACAGGCTTGCAGAAAAAATAGTGGAGACATTTGCAGCCGCAAATTATGAGGGAGGAAGACATCAAATCCGCGTAGATATGTTAAATAAAATGTGTTAG